CACAGGTACCTTAATATCTTCtttatattgtggagcccaTAACTGCATACAATATTATAGGTGAGGTCAGATCAATGCTAAATACAGTGAGGTAATCAATTCTTTTGATCAGCTTGCCATGCTGTTTAATTCAACCCCTTCCATTATCAAATGGAAGCCTGCAATAGCTCATAAATAGCTCATAAAATGGTCCCAACACAGGTTTTTGTATTCcaatgttgtgggttttttgcaTATTTGTATATTGTAGATATATTTACTAAGACACTGGATACTCAAAGCATCCCTATGTAATAAGCATAGTGCAAACATGAAGAAAAGGGGACTCTGCTGAAGTGTTATCACTggatgattaaataaaaaatcctcagAAACACAGTGCCAGTGTGCATCTTGATAAATGATCTTAGTTCACTATTGTGTTGTCATTTTTAAGCAAGGAAAAAGGTAAAGTGAAAGGAATAGAAGTGAAGAAAGTTTCACGACAACTGCAGTTACTCTAGTCAATGATAGGCAGTGTAGGAGAAAGCATAAATGCAACTATTTGATACTTGGACAAGTGGGCAATTAAGGTTTGCATCACTGtttaagctgaagaaaaaaaaaaaaaaaagctggagttACTTTAGGCCATAAAAGTTGTTTAACTGGAAACACAATTTTTTTATCTAATGCATTGGAATCACGGAAAAGATGCAAAGCCAccatctggaaaaataaattgtacagTTCTAATTGGACTGACACAAGTATGCAAGGCTGCCTTGCCTGAGGTTAAAGAAGAATGCAGAACAGAgggcaaacttttttttttttttttttttattttttttttttacctacaAGGATGAAAACTCATATCTCAATTTAAGAAGTGAAAAACTTTCAATGTTCAGACAACATTGAAATAtgagaaactggagaaaaaactGTGCCCAAGGGAAAGCCCAGAAAAATTGGAGCCTGCAGAACACAAAGGCCACTGATAATGTTTACCTTCAAGTAAATGTAGTAATGTTTACCTcactgagagaggaaaaagcagaaaaattaggTCCATTTGAGGCAGCGCATATGCTGATAGGTAGGTGTGTACAAGAGAGCAGTTGCAAAGAAGGCCAGATATTTTCTGTGTAATGCAGAGCCACAGAGACAAAAAGGCAGATCAGTCAGAGCCAAACGTAAGTGTACTGTCTCATTCCACTGCACACATACAGCCACATTTCTATTCTTTCTAGATAGAATGAAAACACGTTTGTAGCACAGAATAGCTCACATGTTGGTCGCTGTGGTCTAAGAACTCCAACAGTCCtctgaactttctttttttaaaacttgtacAATGTACACCTATTTTCATCCACATCTCCCTTCAGTACTACTTGGTTTTAACAACTGACTGTAATTTAAGTTGGCATTTCAAAATCTTTAtcagcactttcttttttattactattattttttaaacagcaatttccatgttttgttattgttttgttttttttttgtttgtttcatttgttcagttttgtcttttattaCTGGTAAAGGTGATATCTTGGGTAGTTACATTTCCACATCAAATACTACTCTTAAAAGTGACGGTTTATTTTGTTGCTTACACTCGCCTCAATTTCTACTGTTAATTTTAAGTATTCCAGCacattaattctttattttttacctgGTAATCATTTCCCTGATGCTCTTAAAGAATTTACTCACACTGATTTGGGGGCTTGATCATAATTTTCAGTGTGGTTATTCTAATTCTTTCTTTCAACTTCCCAGATTTATGTTCTTTCCATTAGTCTTGCAGGCCTGCGTATTTCAGGTCTTTCAGGTCTTTTACCAGGCTGTTTGCCTCCTTTCCAtaattccttccttctttctttcttgcgtattttatattttccaatCTTACAcattggaaaagaaaggaaacttaAATAGAGAATAAGAAGGATAGCCGTAGCCAATTGTTGCCATCTTATgtctaaatatttaaagttgTAACTGATGACTTAACATTTTAATGACCAGATTTTCAATAGAAATATGAACCTCTTTAAACCTCTAATCCATATCAGCCATGcgcatttgaaaatattttattatcctGCACGGGCTAATCAGTTTCAAAGTGTTCCAAAAAATCTGtcctgaatttcagttttcaccTTTTGTGTAACTAGGGAACACtaaagtttaaaacaatttttagtgAAATACTGACATCTTGTGGCATAAATCAGTCACTGCAAGAATGACTGCTTCAAAACCGTTTATTCTGATGAAAACGCACATAATTAGTAATCTGAGCAGTTAATCTCATGCATCTGCTTCAGTTCATTATTTACATTGCTGTAAAGTTGGCACATTTGAAGAGTTATtttaatactctttttttttccttgcacgATATTTGCATTGCTCTCATCGAGATTAATTCACTTGTGAGGTTTTGAAAGTAAATAATGCCACTCTTTGCGGAGCTGGTGACCCTCTTTATAGGTTTTGACACATACAGTGGGAGATCCATCTATTTAAGCTTTTACCTATTGTACCTGTTGTACTGATCAAACAAGAATACTATGCTGAGTGAATTCTTTAGGAGGAAGAACAATTTCTCAAATgtaatctcttttttttgtgtgttgcttttttgtttgtgttttttgtttgtttgtttttcttcatctcctgTAAAAATCCGGTATCCCCTCAGATCTTCTGGCTTCTGATTCCCTCTAGGCAGTCAGCAGAATAATCTCATGCTTTATGCcaacaagaaagaaagcaaacagtctTGGAAGACTTTCTTCAGTTTGTGAGGAAAGGGTATTTGACAGGCTACAAAGCTTCTTCATCATAACATGACTTCTGGATGATGCCAGAATACCAGTATCCACAGCTACTACTGTTTGGTGCCACAGAAGCAATCTGAATAGCAACGCTGCCCTCCTCAGGGAAACCCAGGGAGTCTCACATGAACCTTTAATTTTCTCCcagaagtgaaaatgaatatgaataGCTACAGAAGAGTGATTAATGATTTTCTAGGCAAACAAGAAAGTTAGGTTAAGGTTTTTAATCATGCTTGGTTTAGCAACTCCAATTCGTTAACGAGTATTTATTCTTCATTATGATCATTCACTGGCAACAGGCTGCTACTGTGGTGTTAAACATTAATTGCTTGTGACAAGTACTTTGAAGAggccttttttctctttagccTTATATTATTATGaacatttaatttgtttcatttttaattccttttccttttgtgaatttctgctattttatttttttttttttttgccttctgtgtttttatttccttcccattaaatctcattttttaaatacaaaatctttcatttagCATTTCTCTTAGTATAGAAAGATGGTAGTTGCATTTATTGGGGGGAAAACAAGAAGAACTTTACTTTCACTCATGAGGGTGCACAATAATCCTGACACTGAAGTTCTTGGTCTGCGACCAAAATAAGCACAAACAAATTCTACCAAATCCGTGGACAATATTGCTAAtgaaagttaaaacaaacaacgaAAAATGTGGATTTCATACacaaaacatgaacaaaaaaaaaaaataaaaaccatcccatgttcactttgcttttttccaGTTGCTATAGTGTTGTCACTTCCCAGTTGCATCGTTAATACAGGACTTAATATAATGAAGTTAATACATCAGTTCTGTCtagtatttaaataaacacaaagatcTGCGTAATAGCTTGGGCCTGATGACCCAAATAGTATTTAAAGGCTTGAGCCAAGGTTAATGAGCTTTTTAGGGCAGAAACTATGCCTGCATAATGCCCTGTATGCCTACATGGAAACATGAGCTTCAAATGTCACAGtgttctggttttgaaaaataagatattaTTCAGTGATATTTGGATATGAACTTACTGAATAAACATGTTGTACCTATACACTTTAataacacaaattatttttctactttttagtCATTCTACATCTTTATTTCCATCCTGCATCTCTGTGTGTAATAATTCAGtggatttattaaaaaaaaaaaaaaaaaaaaaagaaagaaagaaaacaggtgtgtggtttttgttgttgacaTAAATTTTGCTTTACATTACTACCACATCTGACAAGCTGGCAGCAATctagaaaagagggagaaaagcagaTGTAGTGACTACTACTTAAGGACACTGGTACAACTGGAAAACCTGTTGTACCTTGGCCAGACACAGCATGAACACCTTCAGTACTGATGTAATTTCCTGCCATCCAAAGCAGTGTTGAACATGAGCAAAGGTTTAGAAGACTAACTTAGATGTGGGTGAGATTTACCGTGACCAAAGACAAATTTCACATGCTTTTTAGAAAACCTCAAATCACATTTTCCTGACACAGTTTTTCTAAGGAGAATTCATGCTAAATCATTTCGTTATTCAGGgacctattttaaaattaccaaCCAAGAACCAGTATGGGTGAATCTGACAAAGGAAGACAAGTTTAGCCTTCCTTGGCTTCTTGGGTGAGAGGGAGATAAGATGTTACCTTTAAAGGCAGACAAGGTAGCACAGAGACATAAATATTACCTAAGTAATTGTATGAATTGCTGAGTTTTTGTGTTAGTCTGTAAAATGCCGCCAAAAGAACATGTTGTTTTGTAATAATATGCTGTGGAAATCTGTCAGTTTACAACAATTAGTTTCACATCtttgaaaaactgcaaaaaaattaTCTTAGAAAAGGCAGTTGTGTTCACACCTGAGTCTCTTAGGAATGTGTTTGGTCCTAAAACATTATAATACAATTGCTATTAAGTGAAccttaataggaaaaaaaaaaaaacacacatttatttatatatctgTTTAACAGCACTGGACAAGGGTAAGAAACTTACAGCTTTTTACTTTCAGTGGTAAACACTATTCAAATATGAgtgcaaaatgatttattttatttatttatttatttttttacagttagCATGTtgaataaaatacttgaaactCATAATACCTGTAAAACTTGCTTTAGTGATTTCCATAAACTGAAGAGTAGATACCACTGCTGTCAATGTTCAACCTTagtatcttctttttctctcactaGAGAGCATATGAATATGTATAAATTACACtcatcttaaaacattttttcttgctgggTATAGGAAGGCACATACTTGTCAGTCAGTTActtctattattatttcacCAGAAGAGGTTTCAGAAGTACTCTCCCACAGTGATCTGATCTGTCTTAGATTTCCTAGTCCTAGGCATTTTCAAGGGTTCTCAGAAGTGAACCTTTCCTTTCATCCTTAATTTGTGCTCAGTGTGAAAGCACTGAACCTTGTGACCAGATTTCCATAATGAGCCTCTTCACCAACAACTTCCTCTCTACAAAACTTCTGGTCTGAATCTTGTAATATCCCAGGCAAATCAACAAAGCATGACTTCAACCTCCTCACAGCAAATATACAAACCTTTTCACAATGTTACATcgttgaaaaaaaatatttttttatctctgcagctcagcctggACCACATTTTGGAAGCCtgagctggctttttttttttttttttcttttaattaccaTCCATTACTTGTGAAGTTGCTGCTTAGTATAGTTACGCTTAtcgtggaaaaaaacaaacaaacaaacaaacaaacaaacacatatacAAACTCACCATGCTGTTCATTTTTGAAGAAGATGAGCTTGCTCTCTGCTTCCGTAGGCTGTTAAGCTCTTCTGAATTTCCATCCTTTGGTTTTATGATCAGCCGACTGCTTCCAGCAGTACCTTCTGAAGAGGACCTCAGTCGCTTCTCAATAAATCTGCCGTCTCGGTACGGGCTGAAGCTATTGGCAAGATCAACTACAAATAGACAAGCAATCACCAATCATTACAGAGAATTATTCTCTACAAAAATTTTCTTAGGAAGAACAGCGCTTTGCTTTAAATGTTTACCACTGAATAGCAATCGTAAAAAAGTAAGAATAATTTCTTAGGTGTTCTGTAGAAAGCAGATCCTGTTTAGCTAGGCAAAGCAACCTGGGCCACCTGCTCACTGCTCAGTTCCTGCTGACTCACGTGCTCAGCATGCTACAGCCCAGCCCACAGTTCTTTAACAAATCCAGTGGGACCTTTGccactttccttcctttctcccctcaTTCTCGGACACTTAGGAATTTCTTCACAGTAAAACCCACCAGAGAAACTATCACTAATTCCATGGTGCAAAAACCCAGCCTCCCTTATCCTGTCCTAAGCCAAgcccatatttttttttagggccAGTTCACAGTTTTGTTTCCAGCGCATAGCATCCTGATGCATACAGGTTTTAGTTTCTCTTTGGCCTTCCCACATCAGCTCTGTATCTGTGCTCTCAAAGCACAGCATGCAGGCTGCATCCCAGTCCCCAACACCTTTTAAACAATAACATattggaaaagaggagaaaattacattttgaagtGTTGAGGAAAATttagagatgaggaaaagagaaaagcatgaTAGCATAATAGatgtaacattaaaaatatatatatattttgccttttgCAAGAGAACATTTCCTCAATGGCTTTTCAAAGAGGTTCATaccacttaaaaatatataagcatatattaaaaaatgtatgacATGACAAACCTTGTAATCTATCAATAAAATCTACTATGAGACCTACCATGGAAAAGAAAGTATCTATTGCcaaaacatgcacaaaaatattttacatttgcaCCTGGTTTTAAATACTGTTATAGCAAAACCAATTGGTCCAAACAGCTTGTTGGCAAAATATATAACTACTTATACTATACCTTTCTGAACACCACAAACTTTTTCTATActcttttcatttcatatggcaggattttatgcttttttccaACAATCCCTATGTTTGCTTTccaattttctaattttaaatacattcttcACTGTACAAATTGAAAAAGATGCATTTGGAATAGAACTACATGTATAAACCCATGAAAATTAATCATCAACTTTTAAATAGTGTAACATTAGCTCTAGTGTTTCTGTGAATACCAAGCCTATTTACAAAAATCTCTCTATTGCAGTTTCAACTCCAGCTGCCTTACAGGCATGAAGATTAAATATATAGCTGCTGGTGCATGAGTTTCAAACACTGTGTATTTCCAAACATCACTCTGAGCTGCTCACTGGTCTGCTCTACAACTACTCCACTCcactaaattaaatttaaaagcatGAGCTTATTCACAGATGAGCCAAAGTTGCAAAGAAGACCAACCGAAGTGCTCCAGACAGATAATATAcataaatggaaatatttttgtcccAGCTGACTAATGTTCTGAGGCAAACAATTTTCCTCTCATGAAAGATAATTTAGTGGATTAATTTTACTATAcataactatttatttataagataTGCAACTAATACTGTGCAGAGACAAGTAACTCCAAAAGTGAGATTGCTTCTGATTGCTTATAATCTACATGACTACATCACCAAGCAAAAGGATGGGTATGGACTCATATGAATTTGCATTCATTCCTCTTTCAATACTAACAACATAACTGTGTTTTTGTTAACTGTCACAAATCTGGCCCCACCAGATACAGGCTCAGGATTATTCAACAAAGCATTGGTCTTCAGGTTAGTTGAGGAAGTAAACTGGCAGAGCTAAATGTCATTTGACAGGTGTTCTTCAATCAAAGGCTGGGTGTCTTTGATGAAAGATGAAGATCTGCGTGTCTATAGATGGTAATTCAAAGCATAGCCTTTCCACTTATTCTTGTTAATATTTCCAAACTCATTTTTATAAGCTAAAGACACAGTGTGAAATTTATTTGGTAGTGAACTTCCTATATTTCATAGGTTAAGTAGTAAGAACTTGCACAGTGCTATTTCAGATGGAAACAGCAATATATTCTTGTCCTCTGCTCTTGTCCAAGCTGCTCTATAATGTATCAGAGTCACAAACCCAGATCAATATAAGATAAAAGTATGTTATCTTTCATAACCAGACTAAAGGAAGTTTATTCTCTGGCAATCCTTCCTCCTCAAACAATGCAACTCTTTGGTTCAAGTCCAAAATTGGTATGCCTCAAAAATACCAGCTTCAGCTTTCAACAAGAGGTGAGAATCAATACTCTCTTAATTCATTTTCTatcagaaggaaacagaatgaCCAACAGCACTGATGGCTGTtattacactgaaaaacatcaactaaaaaaattcaaagcattttgttttattccttttataattCTGAATTAAGCATCATCTTGGAAGGAGAGTAAAATTCCTAACTTTTGATCTTTCTAAGTACACAAAAACTTCATGACCAAACAATTCGTACAAAAGAACTAcggacaacaacaacaacaaaaaagcatccCCCAAGCCATCAAACCTCACAATGAAAAAGCGGAATACATACCTTTAGGATGGTTTGTTTCATATCCCAGTTGCGTTTTAAGGGACTGAGGTTCAGAACATTGAATAATCTTAGACTCCATTACAGGAACTGTTTCTTTTGTGTGCTTAGCTAGAGTGCTTTCATCTTGGTCCCTACTCAACCCCTGTGCCATTGGAGAGTGCATCACCGGTTCTTCTCTGTGCTGTAACCCAAAGGTTTCTAACTCTGTCTTTGCTGAGTTAACTTCTGCTATGTGCCTGGTATCTGTAATACATAGTTCATTGGCTTGCAATGATACTTTTATTTGATTAGCAGCTGAGGTTTTGAATAAGGTATTAGATTCAACACTACAAAAGCTTGTGCGGCTCACAGGAGATACACCACCAGCAGACTGGCACGTACTTTCCACGTAATTTGTTTCCCTCaccggagcagcagcaggattaaAGAAGATCTGAGAGGTAGAGACATTGTGGCCAAAatcctctgccagcagcactccATTCCCACTGCTGGGCAGAGCATCAACCTCCGAAACAGAATCCTCTGTCAAGGCTATGAAGTCAGAGGGCGTCTGGGCAGCCGTGAGGTCGGCCGAGAGCAGTGGGGACTGCAACGTGCTTCCCACGCACTCCGTCGTCTCAGCCgagcagggagaagaggacCTGGCAATCACTGGTTCACTTTCAACATACGATTTAATCTCCAGCACGCATCCAGACTGCTGCACAGAGGAAATGGATTGACTCTGCGGAACTGGTTTGGAAAACTTGTAGTGCGATGAGAAAGATTTAGGGAGAAGTTTCCGTGTGGATTGTTTGACAGAGCATCGGCTTTGCTCCTCTGCAAAGCCAGAATCATCACCCTCATTTTTCCCAGAGCTTATACAATTTATAAAGACATTCTTATTAGCTGAGggctcctttcccttttcaaaatCATCTGTCAAAGACCTTGTTATCTTCTTGCTACGTGAGCTGCCAAAGCCAACTGAATGCTTTCCTCTACTTTTAATGTGTTCGTCTAGGCTCAGTTTTTGAAAAGTGCTGAGAGAGGAGGACTGGGCACCATTTGAGATGTTAACATTTTGGCTGGTGGAGTCAGGCTTCTGTTCACTCCCCTTCCTGTTATGGAAGCTAATAGAAGGAGTCCGAAAAATACTCCGGCGCTTGCCTGTGCTCCCTGAGCTGGAGTTCGTgctggagggggaggaggtgtgGACACCCACGGCACTAGCAGAGGAaggtgaggaaggaagggagtCGTGTCTCCGGCTAATACTTCTCCTGAATATTGGCAACCGAGATACTAGAGTTGATCGTCTGGATCCTGAGTCCCCCATCAGGGCACGAAGCGTTTGCAATTCTTCACAGCCAATACACTAATCTGGgttgagaaaaagagagagaaatgattCAGCCTCAAAGTCTATTTGAACAAGCTTTAAGTCAGCCAAAACACCCCAGATGCCAATATCTATTTTATGTATAGCTGCAAGTTGTTGCATATATATAGtgctgaacattttcttttttagatttTCAAAGTGATGTTTGATCTGTATCTCCAAAATCCTAGCAATTGAGCAAAGACATGgctcaaaacattttacatgtgACATATATAATCTTATACATAATGCAATGCACATCATACTGGGTAACAGTATATATCTACATGATATACAAACATTTCACCCCAAAGTCCTTTGTTTCTGTAAGTTCTGGGGACAAGTCATATAAACTGTACGCTTTCACAGTATAGACTTGATTTTTTATCATCTGAGTAaagtaaaacattattttggcTTCCTAAATACTCATTTCTGCAAGGAACAACAGGATTTGAAGTCTCCAATCTTCATGTTCAGTTggatttttaattcctttataTTCCCCCACTAAAGATGGTACATATCTTAGAGCAGACAAAATGCTAGTGTTACAGTCATGCTAAAATATGCACCAACACCCATTCTTCCTAGAGAACTTGAAGTTCTTGGAATTTACTGTCAAAGTATGTGATCATGTTTCTAGATTTGAATTTGAAGCTTTCCTTTTAACTATTCTTTAAAATCGTTCTTGAAGCCTATTTTTCTTACTTATAACTAGATGTTTTCGGACTTCTTTGAAATTAGTGAAATGTGTTTCATACACAGGCATTTGGCAaattttaagcaataaaaacattatCGGCTCAGCAGatacactggaagaaaaatcatctttaaGAAATGTATGTCAGTTCCATctcctttttgttcttgttaTAATAAACTACTGTAGTGAGAGACAGGACCATGGAGAGAGCTATAAAACCAGGTGACGTATGATCAGAAGAACAAGAACTATAATGCCTAAGCAAAACTTCCTCAAGCAGCAAGTATTCAGCACATAGGAATAAAATCTGGTCATTCATCTAAACAATATTTGTATGCcaagcacaaaaacaaattcattcatctaaaaagcaatttaatgtGCTTTACATAGATATAACAAATGCCTATGaacagtatatatatttatgcagtatgtattatacatgtatacacacatgtatgtaTATTCAAATAGATACTGAGTATTTAAGGAATAATGAAACTGCATACATGGCATATTATTGGAAAATCAAGGGTAAAGAGTAAATTCAGAGATTATTTGTGACTCGACATTGAACTGcagtttctgctttgatttttttttttttttttctttgaaagcaagCATAGCTCTAATCTGAACATGCACTGCCAAGCAGACACAATATAAGGAGTCACAAGCATCAGGAATCAATAAGCAATTTTGTCGTTTATGAAAGGAGGCACAGCTTGAAAACAGTCACTAATTTATAGAACTCACTGGGGATTTTTGATGACAAGCTAAAACCTGAGCTGTATGATGCTGAGGTCTTGCAATTGAAACACAAATTTGAATGTCAGTCTTACTGGGACAGAGCTGATGGTACAAGAACAGACATAGATTATCAAAGTAGCTTTGTATCCACTAAACAGACTGATGCAAGGCCAGTTGTTGTATTTCACTGAGAtgcaaagtaaacaaaaagagcaagagTGCAGCCAACGGTACAGAAAAGCCAAGGCCCTGCCAACTTGCACAGGAGCTTACGTTACACTAAATTGCTCATCTACCACAACTCAACCCACTGAAAACGTGTGTCAGAAAGCTACATGCAGCCCTCTCtaccctctctctccctccaaaCAAATTTATCCCAGTTGTTTAACCACTGATATATCATGGGATTTTTTGGCAGGTTTACAGATGTGTGCAGATATGTACATATGCACCACACAAGCATATTCATTTACAGATTGGGAAGGCTCTTCCTTATATTTTAATCAGACATAACTactgaaaaagagattttagAACGCAATTTTACAGCTGCAgtaggtaatattttttttttaaatatattaaattactATAGACATTTTTATGctcaaacaaaacattattagCTCCCATTGTTCACTCTCATGCCCACATCGTATCACTTCACTGTAGAACAAGCCATTCTATTCTATAATTAAGGAATTATTTGAACTAAGAAGTAGAAAACTaagcaaaaagcacagaaatctAATTCCAATGGAAATAAGAAATCTGTGTCTAAATAATAATAGAGATTATTCCTATCAACCGACCCATGGTACCATACAGGtggtaacattttttaaatagaatacTTTCCCTGTAAAAACAACTAGCATAAATGGTGTTCATTCATTCTTCCTTGCTTCTTGAAGGAAGAACACAAAGAAGCTGTCAACTCTTCCCCTATTGTCTAAGCAGCAGAAATCACACAAAATGTAAGttcattataataaaatataagcccattataaaaatgcataagCTCATTATAATGAAGTATAAGCCCATTATAATATATACCATTCTTTCTAAGTATACAAAGGCTATCAGAGGACATTTCTGAGAACAAACATCCACatatgtgtacatgtatatatgtatgcttCTTTGCATGTATGGGACAGTGTTAAGTGACAAAGCTTGGCACTGAGTTAAAATGACAATCCTacttgaaatacaggaaaaaataatacatactTTAATATATCGATACCCTCAAACATTAGTtccttaaaattttatttttatttttttatttgcagggGGCTTTTAAAATGCCATCTATGTcctaacattttcaaaataggAAGTGCTTCCGTTCAGTCGTCATATTTCAAACACTGTGCTTACCACTTCATAGCTGTAACCCTTACAGAGTGAAATTCAGTTCAGCTACATTCTTATTCTCTGCACAGCTGTATACTCGCTCTCTACtaaatctttaattttctaTATACAACGTTCTCATCCCTACCAACGTAAATCTTAAAAGCcacaataaaggaaaaataaaacagcaaagaaacacaCCTTTTCAAGGTCATTATGTCATTCCAGACTAATCTTTCAACCAAAGTGGACTTCTCTATAACAATCACAGCAATTTTGATCCTGCACGTTCTATCTAGGATCTACCACAAAACCCTGTTTATCTTAAAGAAACTGGAGCCTTGTTAAAATACTAGCACAAAGTCAAACGGACAAGAAGGATCCTGGAAAAAGACAGACGGACTCTCTGGGATGACTTCCAGTTATGTCAGGCTCctcatttaagagcaaaaatattttgcaccaTTGTAATATTATGTGAATAGTCAAAATACTCCATGGTATTCTATTCTATATGGAAGTCATAATCCAACTACTCAGGACACCGTGGATCAAACCAGCcagaataataaatatatactttttgcattcattttgaaattattgttcatttaaaaaaatatatttatgttccAAATGATGCATGcatcttgccaaaaaaaaaaaaaaaaaaagcat
This genomic window from Aythya fuligula isolate bAytFul2 chromosome 4, bAytFul2.pri, whole genome shotgun sequence contains:
- the CCSER1 gene encoding serine-rich coiled-coil domain-containing protein 1; this encodes MGDSGSRRSTLVSRLPIFRRSISRRHDSLPSSPSSASAVGVHTSSPSSTNSSSGSTGKRRSIFRTPSISFHNRKGSEQKPDSTSQNVNISNGAQSSSLSTFQKLSLDEHIKSRGKHSVGFGSSRSKKITRSLTDDFEKGKEPSANKNVFINCISSGKNEGDDSGFAEEQSRCSVKQSTRKLLPKSFSSHYKFSKPVPQSQSISSVQQSGCVLEIKSYVESEPVIARSSSPCSAETTECVGSTLQSPLLSADLTAAQTPSDFIALTEDSVSEVDALPSSGNGVLLAEDFGHNVSTSQIFFNPAAAPVRETNYVESTCQSAGGVSPVSRTSFCSVESNTLFKTSAANQIKVSLQANELCITDTRHIAEVNSAKTELETFGLQHREEPVMHSPMAQGLSRDQDESTLAKHTKETVPVMESKIIQCSEPQSLKTQLGYETNHPKVDLANSFSPYRDGRFIEKRLRSSSEGTAGSSRLIIKPKDGNSEELNSLRKQRASSSSSKMNSMDVLNNLGSCELDEDDLMLDLEFVEEQQHHRSVCREDSYQSIVSCAAVVLTPVETTVDTSKKERTIMPDVSKQNLSLKLSKEVDQGEARYPRVSQLAGSPSTEWPFTGLEEGGGIESLPFRLMLQDCTAVKTLLLKMKRVLQESTDMSPASSTTSLPVSPLPEEPLLFKDGIKDECSVLKLQLKERDELIAQLREELEKAQCLQKAFVSQTDKSTQTELVGHDVTYPNRMVNQNLSTRDRKSVHTPTEDPFRYSGNRATTYESKSCQLSNLCLSNLLKEKEIVEVIKHTRGTYETLTSEVTQNGLATTTPSTAKPASKTDSYPLFSGAPKDQTAVPRQHTTFTGRLGQPPRGPISLHMYSRKNVFLHHNLHTAELQTLGQQDG